A genome region from Mycolicibacterium litorale includes the following:
- a CDS encoding cytochrome P450, which yields MVATNEDAGLTALPLPPKNPLPYRQLLPLVRNFHTGQEVLRQAAGPVIRLKLGPKWMIPQIVVVTSPAGIRDILGRNHAVAERCRVHDEVRDLGGESLFVMLNDPWVPRRRALQPVFTKPSVRGFGGHMSRAAEMVADRWGAADDRVDLDEECRRLTMRSLGRSILGLDLDARADVIAGPLPVAASYAADRALKPIRAPRWFPSPQRRRANAAVATMKAVTLDILQACRADPSRDAPLVHALIGATDPETGLALSDDDICNELLVFMLAGHDTTATLLTYALWALGHHPEAQDRVAAEASALGDRRITPEDIGRLNYTVQVLNESLRLCPPAAGVGRLALRDVEIDGYRVEAGTLVGVGIYAVHRDPALWDRPLEFDPDRFSPENSRDRDRWQFVPFAGGPRACIGQHFAMLEATLALATLIRSHRIDSIDDEFPLETPYTTVAAGPIWARVRRRV from the coding sequence ATGGTCGCGACGAACGAGGATGCCGGGCTCACGGCGTTACCGCTGCCGCCGAAGAACCCACTGCCATATCGCCAGTTGCTGCCCCTGGTGCGCAATTTCCACACCGGACAGGAAGTGCTGCGCCAGGCCGCAGGGCCGGTGATCCGGCTCAAGCTCGGTCCGAAGTGGATGATCCCGCAGATCGTGGTGGTGACCTCACCGGCGGGAATCCGCGACATCCTCGGGCGCAACCACGCCGTGGCCGAACGGTGCCGTGTTCATGACGAGGTGCGCGATCTCGGCGGCGAGAGCCTCTTCGTCATGCTGAACGACCCGTGGGTGCCGCGCCGCCGGGCGCTGCAGCCGGTGTTCACCAAACCCAGCGTCCGCGGTTTCGGTGGGCACATGTCGCGGGCGGCGGAGATGGTCGCCGACCGGTGGGGTGCAGCCGACGACCGGGTGGATCTCGACGAAGAATGCCGCAGGCTGACGATGCGGTCGCTGGGCCGGTCCATCCTCGGCCTTGACCTCGACGCCCGCGCCGACGTGATCGCCGGGCCGCTGCCGGTCGCGGCGTCCTACGCGGCCGATCGCGCACTCAAACCGATACGGGCGCCGCGCTGGTTTCCCAGCCCGCAGCGCCGCCGCGCGAATGCGGCCGTGGCGACCATGAAGGCGGTGACCCTCGACATCCTGCAGGCGTGCCGGGCCGATCCGAGCCGGGACGCGCCCCTGGTCCACGCGCTGATCGGCGCCACCGATCCGGAGACCGGGCTCGCGCTGTCCGACGACGACATCTGCAACGAACTGCTGGTGTTCATGCTGGCCGGCCATGACACCACCGCGACCCTGCTGACGTACGCGCTGTGGGCGCTCGGGCACCATCCCGAGGCCCAGGACCGGGTGGCCGCCGAGGCGTCGGCACTCGGCGACCGCCGCATCACACCCGAGGACATCGGCCGGCTGAACTACACCGTGCAGGTGCTCAACGAGTCGCTTCGGCTGTGCCCGCCCGCCGCGGGCGTCGGCAGGCTCGCGCTGCGCGATGTGGAGATCGACGGGTATCGCGTGGAGGCCGGCACGTTGGTCGGCGTCGGCATCTACGCGGTGCACCGTGATCCCGCGCTGTGGGACCGCCCGCTGGAATTCGACCCCGACCGGTTCAGCCCGGAGAACTCGAGGGACCGGGACCGCTGGCAGTTCGTCCCGTTCGCGGGCGGGCCACGGGCCTGCATCGGCCAGCATTTCGCCATGCTGGAGGCGACGCTGGCACTTGCCACGTTGATCCGCTCGCACCGAATCGATTCGATCGACGACGAGTTCCCGCTCGAGACGCCTTACACCACCGTCGCCGCCGGCCCGATATGGGCACGCGTCCGCCGCAGGGTCTGA
- the mbtM gene encoding long-chain-fatty acid--ACP ligase MbtM, producing the protein MASALADAMTSSGHDLVVLGDGGWHRHPWPEVHQRAENVAGRIGDEAATVVVLVGEPTVEFIAAIPGTLYAGAALSILPGPVRGADLAHWAQSTMQRCAGIGAGLVLSHGEHLDALRATGDPLPVLDVTRLAHPQRSATFTPPGVDGPFAVLQGTAGSTGSPRTAQLAPEAVLANLRGLQTRIDTSAADVGCSWLPLYHDMGLTFLFTCTLSGMELWQAPTSAFAASPFSWVQWLTDSRATMTAAPNMAFGLIGKYGSRLADLDLGALRFALNGGEPVDCDGTRRFATEMARFGFDAAALSPSYGLAESNCAVTVPVLGSGLQVDEVEISTDDGRYLRKHAVVGEAIPGVQVRIVPVDASTEQVDGREFGEIEVRGSSMMTGYLGEAPLTPGSWFPTGDLGYFVDSGLVVCGRAKELITVAGRNIFPAEVERVAAQVKGVREGAVVAVGTDGAVRPGLVIAAEFRGTDEPAARSELVQRVASECGVVPSNVVFLEPGTLPRTSSGKLRRLEVKRNLEEVSR; encoded by the coding sequence CTGGCGTCAGCGCTGGCCGATGCGATGACGTCCAGCGGCCACGATCTCGTCGTGCTCGGCGACGGGGGGTGGCATCGCCATCCCTGGCCGGAAGTGCACCAGCGGGCCGAGAACGTCGCCGGCCGGATCGGCGACGAGGCAGCCACCGTGGTGGTGCTCGTCGGCGAACCCACCGTCGAGTTCATCGCGGCGATCCCCGGCACCCTGTACGCCGGTGCGGCACTGTCGATCCTGCCGGGACCCGTCCGCGGCGCCGACCTCGCACACTGGGCGCAGAGCACCATGCAGCGGTGTGCGGGCATCGGCGCGGGCCTCGTGCTCAGCCACGGCGAACATCTCGACGCGCTGCGCGCGACCGGCGACCCGCTCCCGGTGCTGGACGTCACGCGGCTCGCACACCCGCAGCGGTCCGCGACCTTCACGCCTCCCGGTGTCGACGGCCCGTTCGCGGTGCTGCAGGGCACCGCCGGGTCCACCGGGTCACCGCGGACAGCCCAACTGGCCCCCGAGGCGGTCCTGGCGAATCTCCGTGGCCTGCAAACCCGTATCGACACCTCCGCCGCGGACGTCGGCTGCTCGTGGCTGCCGCTCTACCACGACATGGGCCTGACCTTCCTGTTCACCTGCACCCTGAGCGGGATGGAGCTCTGGCAGGCGCCGACGTCGGCGTTCGCGGCATCCCCGTTCAGCTGGGTGCAGTGGCTGACCGACAGCCGGGCCACCATGACCGCCGCCCCCAACATGGCCTTCGGCCTGATCGGCAAGTACGGCAGCCGACTCGCCGACCTCGACCTGGGGGCGTTGAGGTTCGCGCTCAACGGCGGTGAGCCGGTGGACTGCGACGGCACGCGACGGTTCGCCACCGAGATGGCCCGCTTCGGTTTCGACGCCGCCGCCCTGTCCCCCTCGTACGGGCTGGCCGAATCCAATTGCGCGGTCACGGTTCCCGTCCTCGGCTCCGGCCTACAGGTCGACGAGGTGGAGATCAGCACCGACGATGGGCGCTACCTGCGCAAGCACGCCGTCGTCGGGGAGGCCATCCCCGGCGTGCAGGTCCGGATCGTGCCGGTCGACGCATCCACCGAACAGGTGGACGGCCGGGAGTTCGGCGAGATCGAGGTCCGCGGCTCGTCGATGATGACCGGCTACCTCGGCGAGGCGCCGTTGACGCCCGGATCATGGTTTCCCACCGGGGATCTGGGCTACTTCGTCGACAGTGGGCTCGTCGTGTGCGGCCGCGCCAAGGAGTTGATCACCGTCGCGGGGCGGAACATCTTCCCCGCCGAGGTGGAACGCGTCGCCGCCCAGGTGAAGGGCGTGCGCGAAGGTGCGGTCGTCGCCGTCGGCACCGACGGCGCCGTGCGACCGGGGCTGGTCATCGCCGCCGAGTTCCGCGGAACCGACGAGCCCGCCGCCCGCAGCGAACTCGTCCAGAGGGTGGCATCCGAATGCGGTGTGGTGCCGTCGAATGTGGTGTTCCTCGAGCCCGGCACCCTGCCGCGCACGTCGTCGGGCAAGCTGCGCCGGCTCGAGGTCAAACGAAACTTGGAGGAAGTGAGCCGGTGA
- a CDS encoding YbaK/EbsC family protein, producing the protein MRVGDLDFAPITTATDLIAEPVRAAVQRHGAHGLWVSPIDPDLADTAEFCAHYGIGLEMSANCVIVEGKRAERVSYAACLVLATTRADVNGVVRKRLDARKASFAPMGTAVSLSGMEYGGITPVGLPEGWPVLIDERVVAQGRVIIGSGLRASKVLAETASLTALPGVEVLGLVKPG; encoded by the coding sequence ATGCGCGTCGGTGACCTCGACTTCGCCCCGATCACGACCGCCACGGACTTGATCGCCGAGCCGGTCCGCGCCGCCGTCCAGCGCCACGGCGCGCACGGTCTGTGGGTCAGTCCGATCGACCCGGACCTCGCCGACACCGCCGAGTTCTGCGCGCACTACGGCATCGGCCTGGAGATGTCGGCCAACTGTGTGATCGTCGAAGGCAAACGGGCCGAACGGGTTTCGTACGCTGCCTGCCTGGTCCTGGCGACGACACGCGCCGACGTCAACGGCGTCGTCCGCAAGCGGCTCGACGCCCGCAAGGCGTCGTTCGCGCCGATGGGCACCGCGGTTTCGCTCAGCGGAATGGAGTACGGCGGCATCACCCCCGTCGGCCTGCCCGAAGGATGGCCGGTCCTCATCGACGAACGGGTGGTCGCACAGGGGCGCGTCATCATCGGCAGCGGTCTTCGCGCCTCGAAGGTGCTGGCGGAAACCGCATCTCTCACCGCCCTGCCCGGCGTCGAGGTGTTGGGGCTGGTCAAACCCGGCTGA
- a CDS encoding sigma-70 family RNA polymerase sigma factor, producing MTVTPVQPTSEPDRDLAARFADDTQPLFDALARKARRLTRCEADAEDLLQETLMHAYAGFHTFKEGSNVKAWLFRILYNRWVSTYRAKQCRPLEVPVDDITERELADSASRTPAGARSAEAEALAGLPDGEIRAALGGLPHGFREALYLADVEEYTYAEIAAILDIPLGTVMSRVSRGRGRLRIALAHLADGRGRFAPAQQCAA from the coding sequence ATGACCGTCACCCCCGTTCAGCCCACGTCCGAGCCGGACCGGGATCTCGCCGCGCGGTTCGCCGACGACACCCAGCCGCTGTTCGACGCGTTGGCCCGCAAGGCGCGGCGGCTGACCCGCTGCGAGGCCGACGCCGAAGATCTCCTGCAGGAGACCCTGATGCACGCGTACGCGGGATTCCACACCTTCAAGGAGGGCAGCAACGTCAAGGCGTGGTTGTTCCGGATCCTCTACAACCGCTGGGTCAGCACGTACCGCGCCAAGCAGTGCCGCCCGCTCGAGGTCCCGGTCGACGACATCACCGAACGCGAACTCGCCGACAGCGCCAGCCGGACGCCGGCCGGCGCGCGGTCCGCCGAGGCCGAAGCGCTCGCCGGTCTCCCCGACGGCGAGATCAGGGCGGCGCTGGGCGGTCTGCCGCACGGCTTCCGCGAGGCGCTGTACCTCGCCGACGTCGAGGAGTACACGTACGCCGAGATCGCCGCGATCCTCGACATCCCGTTGGGCACGGTGATGTCCCGTGTCTCCCGGGGCCGGGGGCGGCTGCGCATCGCCCTGGCCCATCTCGCCGACGGCCGCGGCCGATTCGCCCCCGCCCAGCAGTGCGCCGCCTGA
- a CDS encoding DUF1906 domain-containing protein — protein MSAPALLAFGPMTATLTAQKASAAEVRLIDFTHRQVPPEQIKAAGFGGALVYVSELRPGADFDFKPVTRGYADALRATGLHVVSCYQYGKPGWPTPSDYTRGYDGGVADARTALRLHSAAGGPASAPIFFSIDEDIDLDIWKSVAVEWLRGINAVLGVNRTGVYGHAQVCAWAIADGVIGRSTTPGHWWAWQTKAWSGGEREPRAVLYQSVVVTASDPGVRLGGTNVDVDEVLAGDFGQWDLDRA, from the coding sequence ATATCCGCGCCGGCTCTGCTGGCGTTCGGCCCGATGACGGCGACTCTCACCGCGCAGAAGGCGTCGGCCGCCGAGGTGAGGCTGATCGACTTCACGCACCGGCAGGTCCCTCCGGAGCAGATCAAAGCGGCCGGTTTCGGCGGCGCACTGGTTTATGTGTCCGAGTTACGGCCGGGCGCCGACTTCGATTTCAAGCCGGTCACCCGCGGATACGCCGATGCGCTGCGGGCAACGGGCCTGCACGTGGTCAGCTGCTACCAGTACGGCAAACCCGGCTGGCCCACGCCGTCGGATTACACCCGCGGATACGACGGCGGTGTCGCGGACGCCCGGACCGCCCTGCGGCTGCACTCCGCGGCCGGCGGCCCCGCCTCGGCGCCGATCTTCTTCAGCATCGACGAGGACATCGACCTCGACATCTGGAAATCCGTTGCCGTCGAATGGCTTCGCGGGATCAACGCGGTACTGGGAGTCAACCGCACCGGGGTCTACGGGCACGCTCAGGTGTGCGCGTGGGCGATCGCCGACGGCGTCATCGGCCGCTCCACCACGCCGGGGCACTGGTGGGCGTGGCAGACGAAAGCCTGGTCCGGCGGTGAGCGCGAGCCCAGGGCCGTGCTCTACCAGTCGGTGGTCGTCACCGCCTCGGATCCGGGAGTCCGCCTCGGCGGCACCAACGTGGATGTCGACGAGGTCCTGGCGGGCGACTTCGGGCAGTGGGACCTCGACAGGGCGTGA
- a CDS encoding serine hydrolase domain-containing protein, protein MLLLAAVVSACGAAQTPVGAGVPTTPGPSAAAPQRAKAAPVSPPPPAVTADFAAISALIGDAITAHRLPGAVVQIGHGGRVVFRQAYGLRKLAGEPGLDGSAAPAEPMTEDTIFDLASLTKCLATAVAVMQLYEQGRVGLDDAVQEYLPGFNPTGDPQRAKVTVRMLLTHFSGEAPDVNLDDPWGLSRADKTEGVHRALTAPLQSPPGEVYRYSDINFILLGALIEDVTGEPEDVYAERNVFAPLGMSDTRYLPAAKACGPHTMRGTALRWARPRREAMPIRCPAGTWSVDLLARIAPTAHDDEGRRDPRTNPDWDQLLRGAVHDGTTRRMGGVAGHAGVFSTAHDVGIFAQALLDRLANRPSDFPLRRRTLEMMTAPQQPGHTAQQIRAADDTAAQAEKETPNLRHPLLAPNYPAIRGQNLRGFGWDIDTAHSQPRGMVFPVGSFGHTGFTGTSVWIDPGSDSYVVLLANAIHPRGNWPISTLRGEVATAAARALGLYGDAPR, encoded by the coding sequence ATTTTGCTCCTCGCGGCTGTCGTTTCGGCATGTGGCGCCGCCCAGACGCCGGTGGGCGCCGGCGTGCCGACGACGCCGGGCCCGAGCGCCGCCGCACCGCAGCGGGCGAAGGCCGCGCCTGTCAGCCCGCCGCCGCCCGCGGTCACCGCGGACTTCGCCGCGATCTCCGCGCTGATCGGCGACGCAATCACCGCACACCGGCTGCCGGGGGCGGTGGTGCAGATCGGGCACGGTGGTCGGGTCGTCTTCCGCCAGGCCTACGGTCTGCGCAAACTCGCCGGCGAACCGGGACTCGACGGGTCTGCGGCGCCGGCGGAGCCGATGACCGAGGACACGATCTTCGACCTGGCGTCACTGACCAAGTGCCTCGCCACCGCAGTCGCCGTCATGCAGCTCTACGAGCAGGGCAGGGTCGGGCTCGACGACGCGGTGCAGGAATACCTGCCCGGCTTCAACCCGACAGGAGATCCGCAGCGTGCGAAGGTGACGGTCCGCATGTTGCTCACCCACTTCTCGGGTGAAGCACCGGATGTGAACCTCGATGATCCGTGGGGATTGTCCCGTGCCGACAAGACCGAAGGCGTCCATCGCGCGCTCACCGCACCGCTGCAGTCCCCACCCGGTGAGGTCTACCGCTACTCCGACATCAACTTCATCCTGCTCGGCGCGCTGATCGAGGACGTCACCGGCGAACCCGAAGACGTCTACGCCGAGCGCAACGTCTTTGCGCCGCTCGGCATGTCGGACACGCGTTATCTTCCGGCGGCCAAGGCCTGCGGCCCGCACACGATGCGGGGAACCGCGTTGCGATGGGCTCGGCCGCGCCGCGAAGCCATGCCGATTCGCTGCCCCGCAGGTACGTGGAGCGTCGATCTGCTCGCGCGCATCGCACCGACGGCCCATGACGACGAAGGGCGTCGTGATCCGAGGACGAATCCCGATTGGGATCAGCTGCTCCGGGGTGCGGTGCACGACGGGACGACGCGCCGCATGGGCGGGGTCGCCGGACACGCCGGGGTGTTCTCCACCGCGCACGACGTCGGCATCTTCGCGCAGGCTCTGCTGGACCGGCTGGCGAACCGCCCGAGCGACTTCCCGCTGAGGCGACGGACGCTCGAGATGATGACGGCGCCGCAGCAGCCAGGACACACCGCCCAGCAGATCCGTGCCGCGGACGACACCGCCGCACAAGCCGAGAAGGAGACACCCAACCTCCGGCATCCGCTGCTGGCGCCGAACTATCCGGCGATCAGGGGACAGAACCTGCGCGGTTTCGGGTGGGATATCGACACCGCCCATTCTCAGCCGCGGGGCATGGTCTTCCCGGTCGGCAGTTTCGGCCACACCGGCTTCACCGGAACCTCGGTGTGGATCGATCCGGGATCGGACAGCTACGTCGTCCTTCTTGCGAACGCCATTCATCCGCGCGGCAACTGGCCGATCTCGACGCTGCGCGGTGAAGTGGCCACGGCGGCGGCGAGAGCCCTGGGGCTCTACGGCGACGCGCCGCGCTGA
- a CDS encoding GNAT family N-acetyltransferase produces MTEIEEALQPVLPRELTTVSEEVRAVPAPPLPVLAEPFALRPADAAADAEMISEWMNRPHLVEAWEYPWPPERWRRHLQAQLDGEYSRPLIGSFKGADVVYVELYRAAKDSIAPRYAADPHDIGIHAAIADLKFVNRGFAPLLLPRVVASVFDKEPRCRRIMFDPDHRNTGARRVCEFAGCTFLGEHDMANRRMALYAFPRTPQDAPPIGGS; encoded by the coding sequence ATGACCGAGATCGAAGAGGCGCTCCAGCCGGTCCTGCCCCGTGAACTGACCACTGTCTCCGAGGAGGTGCGGGCGGTGCCCGCGCCGCCGCTTCCGGTGCTGGCCGAGCCGTTCGCGCTGCGCCCCGCCGACGCCGCCGCGGACGCGGAGATGATCTCGGAGTGGATGAACCGGCCCCACCTCGTCGAGGCGTGGGAGTATCCGTGGCCGCCGGAGCGGTGGCGCCGCCACCTGCAGGCCCAGCTCGACGGCGAGTACTCGCGGCCTTTGATCGGCAGCTTCAAGGGCGCCGACGTCGTGTACGTGGAGCTGTACCGCGCGGCCAAGGACTCCATCGCGCCCCGGTACGCGGCCGATCCGCACGACATCGGCATCCACGCGGCGATCGCCGACCTGAAGTTCGTCAACCGCGGTTTCGCGCCGCTGCTGCTGCCGCGGGTGGTGGCGAGCGTGTTCGACAAGGAACCGCGCTGCCGCCGCATCATGTTCGACCCCGACCACCGCAACACGGGCGCCCGCCGGGTGTGCGAATTCGCCGGATGCACCTTCCTCGGCGAACACGACATGGCCAACCGCCGGATGGCGCTCTACGCCTTCCCGCGCACGCCGCAGGACGCACCCCCGATCGGCGGCTCCTAG
- a CDS encoding cupin domain-containing protein: MFANYDPAWESAPTVVQEIRPPFLPTDAHVMTVVIEYPPGSAGAPPHRHPGGPAFGYMLDGEMLFELEGQPPRVVRAGEAFWEPGGDVIHYSDANNRDDVRSRFVVTMVCAPGRPMLVPVDDDELAARAHLRVPRRGPETGR; this comes from the coding sequence ATGTTCGCGAACTACGACCCGGCCTGGGAATCGGCACCGACGGTGGTCCAGGAGATCCGGCCACCGTTCCTCCCGACGGACGCCCACGTGATGACCGTCGTCATCGAATATCCACCGGGCAGCGCGGGCGCACCGCCGCACCGGCATCCGGGTGGGCCGGCGTTCGGCTACATGCTCGACGGCGAGATGCTCTTCGAACTCGAAGGGCAGCCACCGCGGGTCGTGCGCGCCGGAGAAGCGTTCTGGGAACCCGGGGGCGACGTCATCCACTACTCGGACGCCAACAACCGCGATGACGTCCGGAGCCGGTTCGTCGTCACGATGGTCTGTGCGCCCGGCCGGCCGATGCTGGTCCCGGTCGACGACGACGAACTCGCCGCACGGGCCCACCTGCGCGTGCCGCGCCGGGGCCCGGAAACTGGGCGCTAG
- a CDS encoding acyl carrier protein — protein sequence MQTSNPESVSAALTEILRDDMNVDIRRVTRESRLIDDVGLDSVAFAVGMVAIEDRLGVALTEEDLLSCDTVGDLEAAILSKVPSTPSNP from the coding sequence GTGCAAACGAGTAACCCTGAGTCCGTCAGCGCCGCCCTGACGGAGATCCTCCGCGACGACATGAACGTCGACATCCGTCGGGTGACGCGCGAGTCCCGGCTCATCGACGACGTGGGACTCGACTCGGTCGCATTCGCCGTCGGCATGGTCGCCATCGAGGATCGCCTCGGCGTCGCACTGACCGAAGAGGACCTGCTGAGCTGCGATACGGTCGGCGATCTCGAGGCGGCGATCCTGTCGAAGGTGCCGAGCACACCGAGCAACCCGTGA
- the mbtN gene encoding mycobactin biosynthesis acyl-ACP dehydrogenase MbtN produces METAAQPTEDYQDLLDRVFDDQVRAWTTEAEATERFPRQLIEHLGRSGVFAQKWGDSQQPDVAKLIALALELGRLGSAGIGVGVSLHDSAIALLRRFAKNDYLRTICEQAIRGEAVLCIGASETSGGSDLQIVGTEVRSARDGYEVRGIKKFVSLSPIADHIMVVARNVDHDPASRHGNVVVIAVPTSQVQVQAPYNKVGAGPLDTAAVHIDTWVPADALVARPGTGLAAISWGLAHERLSIAGQVAGASQRVIGITLARMMKRRQFGHTLYEHQALRMRMADLQARVDMLRYALAGIAAGGRLDLRAAAAIKVSAARLGEEVLSECMHIFGGSGYLTDETPLGRWWRDMKLARVGGGTDEVLWELVAAAMRPDYDGYDELINSPTGDD; encoded by the coding sequence ATCGAGACAGCAGCCCAGCCCACCGAGGACTACCAGGACCTTCTCGACCGGGTCTTCGACGATCAGGTGCGGGCCTGGACGACCGAGGCCGAGGCGACCGAGCGTTTCCCGCGTCAGCTCATCGAACATCTCGGCCGGTCCGGGGTGTTCGCGCAGAAGTGGGGCGACAGTCAGCAGCCCGATGTCGCGAAGCTGATCGCGCTCGCACTGGAGTTGGGGCGGCTGGGTTCCGCAGGCATCGGCGTCGGTGTCAGCCTGCACGACTCGGCGATCGCGCTGCTGCGGCGGTTCGCCAAGAACGACTACCTGCGCACCATCTGCGAGCAGGCGATCCGCGGTGAGGCGGTGCTGTGCATCGGCGCCTCGGAGACCTCGGGTGGGTCGGACCTGCAGATCGTCGGCACCGAAGTCCGTTCCGCGCGTGACGGATACGAGGTTCGCGGCATCAAGAAGTTCGTCTCGCTCTCGCCGATCGCCGATCACATCATGGTGGTGGCCCGCAACGTCGACCACGATCCGGCCAGCCGGCACGGCAACGTCGTGGTCATCGCCGTCCCGACCAGCCAGGTTCAGGTGCAGGCGCCGTACAACAAGGTGGGCGCGGGTCCGCTGGACACCGCCGCGGTGCACATCGACACGTGGGTGCCGGCGGATGCGCTCGTCGCGCGGCCGGGGACCGGGCTGGCGGCGATCTCGTGGGGGCTGGCGCACGAACGGCTCTCGATCGCCGGTCAGGTCGCAGGCGCCAGTCAGCGGGTCATCGGGATCACGTTGGCGCGCATGATGAAACGCCGCCAGTTCGGCCACACCCTCTACGAGCACCAGGCGCTGCGGATGCGGATGGCCGATCTGCAGGCCCGCGTCGACATGCTGCGCTACGCCCTGGCCGGCATCGCCGCCGGAGGCCGGCTCGATCTGCGCGCCGCGGCAGCGATCAAGGTGAGCGCCGCGCGACTGGGCGAGGAGGTGCTGTCGGAGTGCATGCACATCTTCGGCGGCTCCGGCTATCTCACCGACGAGACCCCGCTGGGCCGGTGGTGGCGAGACATGAAACTGGCCCGCGTGGGTGGCGGCACCGACGAGGTGCTCTGGGAACTCGTCGCCGCGGCGATGCGGCCGGACTACGACGGCTACGACGAGCTGATCAACTCACCGACCGGGGACGACTAG